From Flavobacteriales bacterium:
GTAAAACGCATGTTTTCATCAAACGGCATCATGACGAAAGAGCGCTGGAACAATCTGATGGCACCCATGCTGACCATGTTCCTGGGCTTGTCCCGCAGGAACTTCAGTTATTACATCATCAGCGCCAGGAAAATGTGATGTTTCCTTATACAGAGTGAGTGGATTACAGCGTGATCCAGGAAGGGGGGGGGCAAAACCAAAGCCCTCCTGGCGTCGGCCTTTCTTTTTTCTTGATTCGCTTCCACTTAAACGCAAGCGTTACGTGTATGCTCTTCAAGAAAAAAAGCCATCTCATCCGATGGCTTTCATTTTGTCGGGGTGAGTGGATTCGAACCACCGACCACACGCCCCCCAGACGTGTACTCTAACCTGGCTGAGCTACACCCCGATATTCCCCGAATTATTTCCGGGCTGGCAAAAATAGCAATATTTCTGGTTGTGGGAAAAATATATCCTTCCGACCGGCATCCCCAGCCGGAGGATTTGTGACATGGCATCCAGGCATTTGGGAAATTATTCTTTTATCCCAGATTATGCATTAGGAGGCGCCTTTTTGCGCTGAACTATATGTATTAGCTGGGGTTATCCCGCATTAGAAAATCAAGAATTTATTTCGAAGCAAACAATCGGTATCCTATGATTTTCTTATGCGTCATGCAATAGTCTTTTTCTATTGCATGATTTGGGTTTATGGAATTCCAAAAAATCATGCATCCCACCCATAGAACCAAAACGGAATGTTATGATTTTTACCTCATCACAAAGAGCCGCTTTCAGAAAGGGATACCGCCAAATGGATCCACGGTACGGACAGATCATCTGCCAATCCATATTCATGGCTTTCGGGCTGGCATGGCTGGGGTGGGAAGCCCGCATTGTTGACTTCCTCCTGATATTCGCATCCTGCCTGACCTTTCAACGCCTGTTTGAAAAGTGGTTCAAGACCGGACGCAATGCCTGGCAAAGTGCGATGATCTCTTCCCTCAGCCTTTGCCTTATGTTTAAAGCCGGGGCATGGTGGGCCTTACCGGTGTGCGGACTACTCACTGTGGGGAGTAAATTCCTCATCCGCTACAACGGCAAACATATTTTCAATCCTACCAATTTCGGCATCCTGGTCACGATTCTGATCACCCGCATGGGTTGGGTATCGCCCGGACAGTGGGGGAGTGCGCTCATCTTCATGATCCTGATAGGTGCACTGAGCCTGGCTGTGTTGTTCCGTGTGGGCAGACTTGATGTGGCCTTTTCCTTTCTGGGTGTGTATGCGATGATGCACTTCTTTTACAACTACGTGATCCTGGGCTGGCCGATGGACTATTTTCTGCATCAGCTAAGCAGTGGTACACTCCTGTTGTTTACTTTTTTCATGATCACTGACCCCATGACCACACCCCGTCATGCAGTGGCCCGTGTGGCCTGGGCAGGGCTTACAGGTGTTTTGGCCTTCGTGCTTTCCGGTTATATGTACATCCATACCGCACCCTTATGGGCACTGTTTTTCATGTCGCCCCTTACCCCGCTTTTCGATACCATTTTCACTGCACCCCGCTTTACCTGGCAAAAGGTGCAGGCATAAAAAACCAAACCATGTTTCACTTAAAATCAACTGTTATGAAAACCAAAGCGATCATTTTACTTGCAACCCTGGGGTTGATCTCCGGACAAGCAAGCGCATTCTGCGGCTTCTATGTAGCCAAAGCAGATGCCACCCTGTTCAACCAAAAATCCCAGGTCATCCTGGTGCGGGATGGCGACCGCACCATCATCACCATGTCCAGCGACTTCAAAGGCGATGTGAAGGATTTTGCCATGGTGGTACCGGTGCCTGAAGTGCTGCAGCGAAACCATATCCGCATTGCAGACAACAGCATCTTCGACAAACTGGATGCCTATTCCTCACCGAGACTGGTGGAATATCATGATGCCAACCCCTGCTATGAAGTGCTTTATAAAGATAAAATGCTAAGAATGGCACCGGTGTCAATGGAAGCGAACGGTTTTGACCTTGAGGAAAAAGCCGAAGCCGATTATGGTGTAACGATCGAAGCTTCCTATACCGTAGGGGAGTACGACATCCTTATTCTTTCTGCACAAGAGTCGGGTGGTTTGAAATCGTGGCTCACGGATAATGGTTATAAAATCCCTGCCAACGCACATGAGGTACTGGACCCATACATCAAGGACGGTCTGAAATTTTTTGTGGTGAAAGTAAACCTGGATGCACATCGTATGTCGGGTTATAACTCCCTGCGCCCACTTCAGATCGCGTTTCGCAGTCCGCGTTTCGGTTTGCCTATTCGTTTGGGCATGGCCAATGCCACCGGAGACCAGGACCTCATCGTCTATGCCTTCACCCGTAAAGGCCGCGTGGAACTGGCAAATTACCGCACCATGGAAATACCTTCCAACAGAAACGTTCCGGAATTCGTTCAACAGAAGTTCGGTGATTTCTACCGCGACCTGTTCAAGACCAGTTACAAAAAAGAGGGTGGAAAGGCCGCCTTCCTGGAATATGCCTGGGACCTCAGCTCCAATAATTTTGTAAAGTGCGACCCGTGTTCCACCACCCCACCAGACTATGCCGAGCTGCGTGAAGCCGGTGTATTCTGGGTGAACAACGGCCAGCAAAACCGCTCCTGGGGAGGATCCAATTATCAGGGAGACCTGTTCTTCACGCGGATGCACGTTCGTTACAACCGGAAAAACTTCCCGCAGGATCTGGCCTTTATCGAGACTCCGAACAAGGAATCATTTCAGGGCAGATACATCATCCAGCATGCTGTAACCGAAGATGTGACCTGTGATGCCGCGCAAGATTACTATCAAACAGTGACCACCCGCCGGAAGAAAGAACTTCAGGAACTGGCGGCACTTACCGGATGGTCCGTGGCTTCTCATCAATCGTATGTGGATGAATATGCTCGGCGAATTACCAATCCCAACGGCTGGTTCGGGGAAGATGATTTCATCAACAAAAATGGTTTTGACATACTGCCTGCAACGGACAGTGATAACCGTCAAAAAGGCCACATGGTATCGTTACTGGCCGGCGCTATGTCACTGCTGATCACCCTTGTGATATTTGCTGCCGTGATGTTTGGTTTGAAGCAACGGCGCAATGAGCGATCATCCTGACAGGAAGGTTGTGGTTTAGCAAAAAAGGACGATGTGTATCGTCCTTTTTTGTTTTTATCACGGTGAGAAGGGGTCATTCACATGCTATTCGGAATGGTAGTAAAATTAAACCCTTGACATGCTTTGTGCTTTAATGGGAGTTTAAGGTTTTGTCAAAATGAGATTATACAAAGTGTAGTAGGGTCTTTATTTTTTGTCGGTCCTAATATTGAAGGGCTTTGCACATCACCAGGTTAAAAAAAAGTGTTAAACCTTACATGCAAATAGAAAAGTTTATATAGCTTTCGGGCATGACCGCCGCGGAGTATAATCTGCTTGATATGGATCAGAAGACCCACCTGTTATGGACCTACGGGGAACTTCTGGATGAGCGTGTGGACTACGGTAAATCACGCACTTTCATGTATCACCTTCAGGGATTTTATGTAGAGATCTCCATCAACGTGAAAGATGAAAGTATTCGCCGTGTGCGTGCTCTGGAAAGTCCCGGCGACTGGAATGGTTATCTGAAAAGCGTGAGTCTGGAGGAACTACTGAGCAGCAGTTGAGACCACTTCGGCATTCTCTTTCTCTTCATCCACTTTTACTTTCTTCTCCTGCGGAAAATACCGCTTTTGAAACAGCAGGATCATGAACACACCGATGCTGATGGATGAATCTGCAACATTGAAAATGGGCCGGAAGAACAGGAAGCGTTCACCGCCCCACCCGGGCACCCAATCGGGGAACGTCCCTTCCATCAGCGGGAAGTACAGCATATCTACTACCTTGCCATGCAGGAAGGTGGCATACCCTCCTTCATCGGGCATAAAAGTCGCCACCCGGTGGAAGCTGTCTGTAAAGATCACTCCGTAAAAAGCGCTGTCGATGATGTTGCCAACAGCACCGGCGAAGATGAGGGCAATGCTGATGATAAGTCCGGATGGTGCTTTCTTCTTTACAAGTGTTGTCAGGTAATAGAAGATTCCTCCAACCGCTGCGATCCGAAAAAGGCTGAGAAATAATTTGCCCCATTTACCACCCCATGTGATCCCGAAGGCCATTCCGTTGTTTTCGGTGAAATGGATGTAGAACCAGTCACCGAAAACCGAAAAATGGTCCTCGATCATCATGTGGGTTTTCACCCAGAACTTCAGGGTCTGGTCGATC
This genomic window contains:
- a CDS encoding DUF2330 domain-containing protein, giving the protein MKTKAIILLATLGLISGQASAFCGFYVAKADATLFNQKSQVILVRDGDRTIITMSSDFKGDVKDFAMVVPVPEVLQRNHIRIADNSIFDKLDAYSSPRLVEYHDANPCYEVLYKDKMLRMAPVSMEANGFDLEEKAEADYGVTIEASYTVGEYDILILSAQESGGLKSWLTDNGYKIPANAHEVLDPYIKDGLKFFVVKVNLDAHRMSGYNSLRPLQIAFRSPRFGLPIRLGMANATGDQDLIVYAFTRKGRVELANYRTMEIPSNRNVPEFVQQKFGDFYRDLFKTSYKKEGGKAAFLEYAWDLSSNNFVKCDPCSTTPPDYAELREAGVFWVNNGQQNRSWGGSNYQGDLFFTRMHVRYNRKNFPQDLAFIETPNKESFQGRYIIQHAVTEDVTCDAAQDYYQTVTTRRKKELQELAALTGWSVASHQSYVDEYARRITNPNGWFGEDDFINKNGFDILPATDSDNRQKGHMVSLLAGAMSLLITLVIFAAVMFGLKQRRNERSS
- a CDS encoding lipoprotein signal peptidase, with amino-acid sequence MKKAFITILLVLLIDQTLKFWVKTHMMIEDHFSVFGDWFYIHFTENNGMAFGITWGGKWGKLFLSLFRIAAVGGIFYYLTTLVKKKAPSGLIISIALIFAGAVGNIIDSAFYGVIFTDSFHRVATFMPDEGGYATFLHGKVVDMLYFPLMEGTFPDWVPGWGGERFLFFRPIFNVADSSISIGVFMILLFQKRYFPQEKKVKVDEEKENAEVVSTAAQ
- a CDS encoding RnfABCDGE type electron transport complex subunit D, with the translated sequence MIFTSSQRAAFRKGYRQMDPRYGQIICQSIFMAFGLAWLGWEARIVDFLLIFASCLTFQRLFEKWFKTGRNAWQSAMISSLSLCLMFKAGAWWALPVCGLLTVGSKFLIRYNGKHIFNPTNFGILVTILITRMGWVSPGQWGSALIFMILIGALSLAVLFRVGRLDVAFSFLGVYAMMHFFYNYVILGWPMDYFLHQLSSGTLLLFTFFMITDPMTTPRHAVARVAWAGLTGVLAFVLSGYMYIHTAPLWALFFMSPLTPLFDTIFTAPRFTWQKVQA